DNA from Triplophysa dalaica isolate WHDGS20190420 chromosome 9, ASM1584641v1, whole genome shotgun sequence:
TTCCGGTATATGTGTTTTCCGTGTGCATGATGGGTATGTTTGAGTTCTTGTCTGTgagttgtgtgtctgtgttctttGTCAgtgctgtgtgttgtgtgtgtcgTCTTATAGGCAGTTCCAGCTGTAGTTCTTTCCAGAACCGTGAGGAAACGGGAGCCGATTTCTCTCCCTTCCACCGTATGAGCGTCAGCGCCAGACGGGCCCGACGGAGCTCTTTTACCCAGCTCTGCCTCCGGACCGGTTTGAACTGGATCAGAACCACCCTGAGACTGCCGCCCTGAATCATGCTGGTCAGACCGGCCTGCAGCTCTAACAGGGCCTGAGTCCCGCGCACTGCGCTGCACGGACTCACAACAACCACCAGCCTGCGACTCAGACCCACAAACCTCAGCGTATCGTCTGTTATAgctacacacacagatacacgtTAATACTGTCACACGCGCTCAGACATGCAAACTCACACACGCATAACTCACTTCCTCCAGGGAGACTGTCTCTGTCGAAAACGCACACGGAGTAACCGAACTCGGTCTCTAGAACCCGACGCAGTGTCGACAGCACAAACTCCTCTTCTTCGCTGTTTCGTGCATATGAGATGTACACGTCGTACTGCTTGTCGTCTGTAAAATAACAGATGCGTTTCATCTCGGATCACAAAAGACCACAGGCATAAGAGTGTggatttatgtgtgtgttctcacctgTGTATCTCTCATCAGAGCCGAACCAGGAGCGATAGACCAACAGAAGCTCCAGCCAGAACACGTGATAGATGACAAACATCATCAACATGAGAGCAAGAGTCACACCCAATCCACAGCCTAACTCGATTGTGGGCACATACTCTGTATAAACAGATAGACACGGTGAAACAAATGAGAGAAAATAACCTTTCAGGCACGTCCACAAATAAACCAttgattataaattaaaaaaacattttgttgttatttagggtttgggttagtcTACAGAAAGGTCCAGTAACTCATTAATAAACAATACgaatatttaatgaaatattgaaaatatgcATATCACAGTAAATGAATGATGATAATGGTAACGCTTTACATAAAGGTTcccttcataaagcatttataaatgtgttcattaatgattaataagtcatttacaagtgcattataaagcagttaaaACAGCCTGAATAAAAAGGGGGATTTTGACGAAATACCTAccaaatagtgagccatttttTACTCAcgttataaattgtatttagtcattatttatttgacttgaAAAAAGATTCATTATTATGTCAATGTTTTTGCAAAATTGCCTGTCAGACGGGAAGGTGTTATTTTTcccaatattttatatttcgtATCCTATGTCACTTTCAAACTATGTTAATTGCCTGATCCAATTCCGAATGTTTTACGGTGCCGTCCAGAATCCAGGTTCtgatttataatacatttgtaaaaattgtattaatcattaataaacacagaaacataaatacattctcAAAACAAGTTCTTTAACAAGCATATCTCTTGTGGAGATGAGTTAGAGCTAAAATCATAAACATAACGGGGCAGCTAACTAAACCCATTGTTACTAGATTACCTCTtccaaagaaaaagaaacaaaagacaaactaCTGTCCTAAAGTTCCTTACTAAGAGAAAAAACAATGATAAAGGaagtttacaaaaacaaaatggcacCCCAGAACCCTAACGCTTCTGAATACGTAATGAAGTAAGATAAAACAACAATCAAACATTTCCTGTGGGGGAAAAACATCACAATAAATTGTAATACTTAATGGAGAAGGTAGAAAAACCGCATGAGACATCACAACTGAATAAGAACAATCAAACTacaacttattttaaatatagttcAAGTTGATTTCACCAGCTTAAAGCATTATTGTAGCGCATTACGTAAATCACTTTTCAAGTTTTtgcatatttcatttttcttcaatatcgtacaaccttaaaggaacagttcactcaaaaaattctgtcatcatttactcaccttcgggTTGTTTCCAATCtggaaacatttctttgttctaatgagcacagagaaagatatttggacgaatgcatGTAAGGGGAAACTTAAGGGGAAagtaaatgaagatagaattgtcatttttgagtgaactgttcctttaaatataaataaaactattaagATGAAATgacaacattacatttttcGATTTCTAATAAGCATCAGCATGACATTTTGCTAgttcagatttattttcaattaatttCAGTAACATTTTCACATAGTAAAACTTTATCTAATGTCTAAAATGATGATATATTACCCCACTACATGTTTCACATAATACTATGTATTTTATTCTTCTTTGTATGTACATGTAATAATTttcctgttttctttttgttcatgtAAAGCTGGTGTACaatgcaacatttaaaaaaaaaaagttctaCATAAATACACTTAAgtaaaaaattatcaaaatgtAGTGTTGTGTGTATTTACCTTCTAATTTGAGTTCAGCTCTGCTGCTGTTGAACCCTTTACTGTTTCTAGCCGAGCAGCTCAACTCCCTCAGCAGGTCATCAGAGGAGAAATCATCCACGAACAGGAGCCGCTCTTTGGTTTCATCCCCGTGATATTCTGATAcaaccctacacacacacacacacacattagtaGAACACACAGACCTAACGACAGACACAGAGAAGCACAAATGTGTGATGGTGCCCAGCGTACGTGGCCTCAGGTGAGCTGAACCGTGGGTCGCCGAGTTGTTCCACGGTTTTCCCATCAATGGTCCACCAAACTTCCGGTTTGTCTTGATCCAGGTACGGGAGATGCGTCTGACAGAACAGTTTCGCCCTTTTCCCTGAAACATCAACACATCGACATGTTAGTCAGCCGAGAGTCAAACAATAGCATGTGTGAAAGAGCAAAAAACAGCGGCACTCACCCACAGTCACAGAGTAAATCTGATCTTTTGCAGGGTTTAGAATCACAGGAACTTTACTACCAACATTGGGAACTAcaatagaaagacattttgaaaacaataaactGTCTATTCTGTTAGgaaaacaaaatgacacaatttGAGTACATTCTTTACTTGTGTAttgtatgattttattattgaatAATATGTTTAATTCTGTCCTTCTGACATTTTGCTTTATAAGCATTCAGTGTTTTTACTCTTATtgtacactacactacacagcTTAGCTGCTAAAGCTGTGTAAATACAAATACTATAGTTTTTGTTATGCTCATAATGAACACttctaaactaaactaaactagataaagagaaagagacaggaggCGCATGTGTGCACGCGCGAAAGATAGAAAGAAGATGATAGCAtgttaaactttaaaaacattcattcattcagatgAATAGATTGAAGACATAAGACGAGATGGCGAGTCTCTTACCAATAGCTTTGATGTTTATTGTGCGTGTGAAATTGAGCTTGCGTCCGTTCATCTGATATGAAACCACACACGTGTAGAGACCCGCAAAAGCCTCCATCATCAGGTGGATTACAACATCATCTCCCTTCACCTCAAGTGATGATAGAGATGAAAACACAACAGCGCTGCACAtctatatagagagagagagagagagagagagagagagaattgctTGTTgaaggataaaataaaaataactgcaACTCCATAATGGCTGATTCTTTGTGCGTCACTTTAGATAAAGATGCTCTTAAATGTAGAAAAAGTTCTATAGATGAAGGACACAATCACACGCAGTGGGACTCACGTGGTACCAGGTGACAGAGTATGTGCTGTTTGGCAGTGTGAGCGTGTGCAGGTCGGGACAGCTGAGGGTTCGATCGCTCTGGATTGGGACAGACAGGTTTAAATGAGGCCGAGCTCCGATGTCACAGTCTCCGTCCCGCTGAATGACCTCCAGCTGCACACCGATCTTCACACACGTCGAAATGTTCCTACAACACGCATATAAAGATTTTACATCCCGTCTTCTGCAAACACTCCGTGTTCAATCGAAATTTCTACACACATGGTGATTGTAATGTAAtatgattaaaatgtaatatttattgattaaaatCTGTAACAATTAAGGAAGAGATATTTAAGATTTACTACAAACTCTGTGTTACATACACATCTAGCACATTTAGGcacatttattcactctcatgtggttctgcagaagaatgaaactcatacaggtttggtttGAGGCTCGATTTCGCTGCTGTCGATTCAGCTAAATCAACCAGTCAACTTTCAAAATATGCATCTTTTCCTACTGTGTTAAtctgcatgtgtatgtgtgtgcgtttacCGTAGCATACAGATGTACAGTCCAGCATCCTCCACTGTGGCCGGTTGGATCCAGAGGTATTCTCTGTCTTTGTGCAGTGTGCGTAGCTTTAGGTTGATGGGTTGTTCCAGatcgtgtgtgtttttgtgtctgtaccACAGTAGAGAAAGACTGCTGTTCTGAGTCTGACTGTAGCTGTAGAGCGTCGGATGAGAGAAGAGAGGACAGTAAAGCGGCGCCACCTCACCGTCATACACACGCACCGAACCGACACTCCACACACCCCAGTCATAACACGGCACGTCTGAAAcacacccaaaaaacaaaatgagattAACATCACTGCAAATATGAAACGCACAAAAATCACTGCACATCCAAAACGAACACGTACATGTCTCCTCAGGGTTATATACACACAAGAGTGgaagaaatatgttttctttataacTCCTAATTTACTATTTAGTTCAAATTTTtctttacacataaaaaatacagatggATGTGTATTTTAGAAAGGTGGTCCCTCACATAAGTTTCATCTTATCTGGGGGTCCCTGGCACTATTAAGTTTGAAAACCCTTGCATAGACTACTACTGGTTTTATATCAGGCTTATGATATATTCTATCCCCTATCACTATCccaacacatttaaacataataatCACACAAATAAGTGCAAGgattgaaatgaaaaacagcaGTTGACCAAATGATGAGCCTTTTATCTAGTGAGGAACAGTACAATGGGGGTTCATAAGTAGTACACTGTGGTACTGAGGAAAATCACAAATATAGCTAAAttagtacacacacacacacacacacacacattcacagaaCGGCCCAGTAACCTCACATGTGTCTCCTGTAGAATTTCAGTGTGGTAAAGCATTCCAACATGTTGAATTGATCACAGTTGTGCTCTGACCTGACACCGACACTTCAACAACTGAGAACTTCATTAAACCACTTGAACTATGAAAGAGCAATTTCTGAACTATAAAAATCTGGACTTGCACATATACACActctcttaaaaaaaacacactcaaacacacacacacacacacacacattgctgCAAGCAAATCGATATTTGGTAATTGAGCTATCAAATTTATGACATGAACATGgtgttaaaattaaaacattaaaaaggcTGAATCAATTACATCTTAAAACTCACACATCAGCAACTAAtgcatcaataaaaaaatgaatatccaacagctctatctctctctctctctctctctctctctctcacacacacacactcgacATAACCAAAACATGAACGCAAACCCaatttcagtaaaataaatgaaagataaggtgatttatttcagttttgcaGTGAAATGCTGACCCTGCTAATGTCAgactcaatttaaataaattacctTCTCAAATTCAATCGCACAACACACATGCGTGCACACACACCTCTTTCACATCATGCATGCAAaccaaatcacacacacacgcagagacAAACAGGCAGGTGATGTCTAGAAGTGTCTGTGAGACGGACAGAATGAGGGGTGGGTGGGGTAGAGAGTGAGGTGGGGtaacgttgtgtgtgtgtaattggtCTGTCACTTTTCGACTGTGGGGGGATTAGTCTTCCCATTAAGAGTGTCTCAgtacacgtgcacacacacacagctacaGAACATTATAAATGACCCTTTCTGGAACAATCCGTTACCCGGCCTGTGGTGGGAAGCATTTTTAATTAACCCCGCTTTCCAGAGGTCCAACCAGCCCATAATCCCGTGACCTACACTTTACACACACCTGCACATGCGCATTTAACTATTATGACATTTAACAGCACAGCTCACACTACAAATTTGTACAAAACCTGAAAATACTGCATTCACGGAACAAAAAAAGAGATATGATAATGATAAGACGAGTCTGGATAAGATGCTTTCATATGATAAAGAACAAATAAAGTAATGCTTCTACATTATAAATATTCACAGTAATATTAAAGTTACTTTTTTGAAAACCTAGATGAAGTTTTTTTATGAACTGATGAATCAACATTCtgatttgaaattaaataataaaaaaattaggtTGTATGGTTGACCATGGCATAGTTattattgtttagttttattaataattgaaattaacttttatttttagatttattgTCGTTTAGATTTATGTCCGGTTTTAGTTTAAGTCATTTTTGTGTATGCTTTTGTTGTgtcttatataaaaataataattgtgttttaatttgCTAAATAAGATGAATtaattttacttcttttttttatggttttagtgctttcaaatgattttatattattgttttgaggcaacatttaaaattttcatttagaTTAAGTTTTCCAACAATTTTAaagtcaatgttttatttagtttcacttaacagaataaattaaatcaaaattttaattttagtaaactaaaataaccttgttcAGCGgccaaacaaacattatgtggtGGGCCGAGTAGACCTCAGCAAAGACACAAAAACTGGTGAggtgtttaatttaaattaaaacaataaatttaaaataaaatatttatacaaattaacatgaatgtaaaataaataaatatattaaaaccaaacacggagtggaagttaacttcggggtaagcacactcttaaaaaaaagttttttttctctaaatggttccataaagaacatttaatattcaaagaacctttttggctggcaaaaggttctttgtggcaaaaaaaggttctttagatcaAAAAAGGAATTAAATAGATGGTTCTGtcaagaacctttgactgaatggttctttgttgaACCAAACATTTGGCATTACTGTtaagaacctttattttaaagagtgatCATGCATCCGACAAAACTGTCAGAACAGGTTATAGTGATCAACACTATTGCAAAACAAACTTCtcagttattttaaaaaacacatcagtCAGGTGTGAAAAAAGTACACTGAAATAACACAATTAGTAATGCAATACTTTGAAGTATATCTTTCCCTTTACTATAACAAATCCCTTCATTACTAAACTTGAGATTAAAGCATTACATATTTGATTGTTTGTCTCTAAAGTTCGCTTGAATTTCCTTAGAAGTTTCCTAAGAAGTCACACTTCTCCATCACTTCTCCATCAATAAAGTCACTGAACAGGCAGTGAGGTATCAAAACAGCAGTCTTTGTCTCATACTTACGAAACCATCAGTGTACAACACACACTTCCCCTTTAAACATCTAAACCTACATGGTCTCAAAAGGAAACGCTGTAAAACTAACAACGGAAAAAACAACTGGTTGTCCTGACCTCATTTTAGAAAACTGTCATACGTGTTGTTTTTCTCGTCGACGACTTTGAGGAGTCTTAGTTGTCAGTAAACAGCATGGGTGGATTTCATTAACTCTTTGAATTCTTGTGAAGATTCATGTTAACAAGACTCTCTAAAAGTCTCCTCTAAAGATACCTGCACTCTTACACACTAAAGATGCTTTAAAGGTTCATCACAGCCATGCGACAGAAGAACCATTATGGTCCCACAAACagccattcagtcaaaggtt
Protein-coding regions in this window:
- the LOC130429068 gene encoding interleukin-1 receptor accessory protein, with protein sequence MILLVFTFFCVCVLRMGGFSVSATQTALQSDVPCYDWGVWSVGSVRVYDGEVAPLYCPLFSHPTLYSYSQTQNSSLSLLWYRHKNTHDLEQPINLKLRTLHKDREYLWIQPATVEDAGLYICMLRNISTCVKIGVQLEVIQRDGDCDIGARPHLNLSVPIQSDRTLSCPDLHTLTLPNSTYSVTWYHMCSAVVFSSLSSLEVKGDDVVIHLMMEAFAGLYTCVVSYQMNGRKLNFTRTINIKAIVPNVGSKVPVILNPAKDQIYSVTVGKRAKLFCQTHLPYLDQDKPEVWWTIDGKTVEQLGDPRFSSPEATVVSEYHGDETKERLLFVDDFSSDDLLRELSCSARNSKGFNSSRAELKLEEYVPTIELGCGLGVTLALMLMMFVIYHVFWLELLLVYRSWFGSDERYTDDKQYDVYISYARNSEEEEFVLSTLRRVLETEFGYSVCVFDRDSLPGGTITDDTLRFVGLSRRLVVVVSPCSAVRGTQALLELQAGLTSMIQGGSLRVVLIQFKPVRRQSWVKELRRARLALTLIRWKGEKSAPVSSRFWKELQLELPIRRHTQHTALTKNTDTQLTDKNSNIPIMHTENTYTGKQKLKDSCSSCAV